One Oryzomonas sagensis DNA segment encodes these proteins:
- a CDS encoding methyl-accepting chemotaxis protein, producing MFKSKLTRKILTMIGGILCIGFAGLGVLSIYLEYSATMDLEKHNARQIAATVSHDLLNLMTIGDMKNFDTYVKDIKAKGGIQEIRLFNGDGKEWGGNGAPSEEVRAALKAGKNVERLDTKDGRHLLTLALPLENEQRCHSCHDATARHRGGLMLTTSLEEGYASAFRLTIVLSVVGFCFFFAILAALYLFFSRTLVLQVRELHEQLAEMASGEGDLTQVLRVRSDDELGNLGTEVNRLTTKIRETISLLYQQACMIGSGVCELSFGTDRTLRMSQDQKEQASAVAVASEEMTMTINDVAGNTHRAATLSSDVDVAASDGMVVVEETWNCMRQISESVNSTLETIRQLEASSASIGEMVVLIEDIADQTNLLALNASIEAARAGDAGKGFAVVASEVKGLAEKTTRSTREIERIVTNIQQASRKAAAMIVTETDLVQTGLTKAEEARQRLENIKSHAVESHTMIEQIAAASEQQSTTTQEISENIQSVSATANETFELTQATNEAFGTFSDLIEQIYGTVGKFSVGNYHDTVKSHVREMEGEVLAAIETALRDRTITMEALFDRNHVPVPNTNPQKYTTKFDAFFDRVISSFQEKAVGKDGKLFYAICVDSNGYCPCHNLRYTKPLTGDPETDKSNNRTKRIFNDRTGIRCAQNTDGFLLQTYRRDTGEILNDMSRPLMIGGRHWGGIRIGYLSPCESVIKLDRKSKS from the coding sequence ATGTTCAAATCAAAATTGACGCGCAAGATCCTGACCATGATCGGCGGCATACTCTGTATCGGTTTTGCCGGCCTGGGCGTTCTTTCGATTTACCTTGAATACAGTGCCACTATGGACCTGGAAAAGCACAATGCCCGCCAGATTGCGGCAACGGTGAGCCATGACCTGCTCAACCTGATGACCATCGGCGATATGAAGAATTTCGATACGTACGTCAAGGACATCAAAGCCAAGGGTGGAATTCAGGAGATCCGGCTGTTCAACGGCGATGGCAAAGAGTGGGGCGGCAACGGTGCGCCAAGCGAGGAAGTTCGCGCGGCCTTAAAAGCGGGCAAGAACGTCGAACGTCTGGATACGAAGGATGGCCGGCATCTTTTGACCCTGGCGTTGCCCCTGGAGAACGAGCAGCGCTGCCATAGCTGCCACGATGCCACCGCCCGGCATCGGGGGGGATTGATGCTGACCACCTCCCTGGAAGAGGGGTATGCAAGCGCCTTCCGGCTGACAATCGTGCTGTCGGTGGTCGGCTTCTGCTTCTTCTTTGCGATCCTCGCGGCCCTGTACCTCTTTTTTAGCCGGACGCTGGTGCTCCAGGTCAGGGAGTTGCACGAGCAGTTGGCCGAAATGGCCAGCGGCGAGGGGGATCTGACCCAGGTACTGCGCGTCCGTTCCGACGATGAACTGGGGAACCTGGGTACGGAGGTCAACCGGCTGACGACGAAGATTCGCGAAACCATCTCGCTCCTGTACCAGCAGGCCTGCATGATCGGCAGCGGCGTCTGCGAGCTCTCCTTCGGCACGGACCGCACCCTGAGGATGAGCCAGGATCAGAAGGAGCAGGCTTCGGCGGTGGCGGTGGCATCGGAAGAGATGACCATGACCATCAACGACGTGGCCGGCAACACCCACCGGGCGGCAACGCTCTCGTCGGATGTCGATGTTGCCGCGAGCGACGGCATGGTGGTGGTGGAGGAAACCTGGAATTGCATGCGGCAGATCAGCGAGAGCGTGAACAGTACGTTGGAGACCATCCGCCAGTTGGAGGCCTCATCGGCAAGTATCGGCGAGATGGTGGTCCTGATCGAGGATATCGCCGACCAGACCAACCTGTTGGCGTTGAACGCCTCCATCGAGGCCGCCCGCGCCGGCGACGCCGGGAAGGGGTTCGCCGTGGTGGCCAGCGAGGTGAAGGGGCTGGCCGAGAAGACTACCCGGTCCACCCGGGAGATCGAACGGATTGTGACCAATATCCAGCAAGCCAGCCGGAAGGCAGCCGCCATGATCGTTACTGAAACGGACCTCGTCCAGACCGGTCTCACCAAGGCTGAAGAGGCGCGGCAGCGTCTTGAGAACATAAAAAGCCATGCCGTCGAATCGCATACCATGATTGAGCAGATTGCGGCCGCTTCCGAACAGCAGAGCACCACCACCCAGGAGATTTCGGAAAATATCCAGAGCGTTTCCGCCACGGCGAACGAGACGTTTGAATTGACCCAGGCGACCAACGAGGCCTTTGGGACCTTCTCGGATCTGATAGAGCAGATCTACGGCACGGTGGGCAAATTTTCGGTCGGCAACTATCACGATACCGTCAAATCCCATGTCCGCGAGATGGAAGGGGAGGTGCTGGCTGCGATCGAGACGGCGTTGCGCGACCGGACGATCACGATGGAGGCCCTGTTCGACAGAAACCATGTCCCGGTCCCCAATACCAACCCTCAAAAATACACGACCAAATTCGATGCCTTTTTCGACCGCGTGATATCCTCTTTCCAGGAGAAAGCGGTCGGCAAGGACGGCAAGCTCTTTTACGCCATCTGCGTGGACAGCAACGGGTATTGCCCGTGCCACAACCTGCGCTACACGAAGCCTTTGACCGGAGACCCGGAGACGGATAAGAGCAATAACCGCACCAAGCGAATTTTCAACGACCGTACCGGCATCCGCTGCGCCCAGAACACCGATGGTTTCCTGCTCCAAACCTATCGTCGCGATACGGGCGAGATCCTCAACGACATGTCGCGGCCGCTCATGATCGGCGGCCGGCATTGGGGCGGCATCCGCATCGGCTACCTGTCGCCGTGCGAATCGGTCATCAAGCTGGACAGGAAGTCCAAGTCCTAG
- the rplU gene encoding 50S ribosomal protein L21, which translates to MYAVIKTGGKQYKVSEGEFLKVEKLDGNIGDSIEFAEVLMVGGEKIAIGAPLVAGATVTAKIAAQGKDKKILVFKSKRRKDSRKLRGHRQERTVLKIEKISA; encoded by the coding sequence ATGTACGCAGTTATCAAGACAGGCGGCAAGCAGTATAAGGTAAGTGAAGGTGAGTTCCTCAAGGTTGAAAAACTTGATGGCAACATCGGCGACAGCATTGAATTTGCCGAGGTTCTCATGGTCGGCGGCGAAAAGATTGCCATTGGCGCTCCGCTGGTTGCCGGCGCCACGGTAACTGCCAAGATCGCGGCTCAGGGCAAGGACAAGAAGATTCTCGTGTTCAAGTCCAAACGCCGTAAGGATTCCCGCAAACTTCGCGGCCATCGCCAGGAGCGCACGGTCCTCAAGATAGAAAAGATCAGCGCATAA
- a CDS encoding carboxypeptidase regulatory-like domain-containing protein has translation MMKHGVVQMLIRKRVSRVFCAIVMTMLCIAAGYADAFAAIGFKGTATDLAGTAKANIQVSVTQFPNCYVLTDASGNYTYDDSSTLYTNDGGSCSALAAGTYYVMFTNPAAPAGENAQIYYKNKLTSQAASADPVAVVAGVVTSGIDAKFGTWGTISGKVIDNATSAVISGVQVNVCDQNGAVLSNIPSVVTDANGNFIAGLVPAGTYKLKFSGANYLDQTSAWTVTAGAGTGINTLAPNTLLVRSQITGKVTNLTGTGIAGIWVYLLTSDKSGNFYDNFTGVQTLADGTYKIGGIAAGQCVVQFDDANKVYSDSTHKHYYNNQTSLGAADIITVATNSTTSGINAALASNVKPAITGFSAPATSSSTTLTGITLTASGSNGVTGYLITESSTAPLYTASGWSATAPTSYTASNSGVITLYPWAKDSTNLVSAVYGSPQTVTITLPSNGICGSANGGSFSVAPTTNLCSTGTASSVTGTGPWSWTCAGTNGGTTASCSASVLVVDTTPPALTVSTLLDGATTNNPVLNVSGIVSDVGGLKSLTVKGQTVDPALITASGFFSKAVVLNSGANTVAIVATDNANNVTTITRTITYSSSAPLLTVDTPADVSTTNQAAITVSGTVDATATNVTVTVRNAVDATTSTTSAAPGSGTYSFSNIPLTAGGNTVDIVATTPSGTSTAKRTVIYNSSQPSLAVTAGVTNPAQTITQDFTTTKVNITLNGTVSSDVTGVSISVSGPYITTQTYTPAIAGNAFTQTIALSSVQTYTIAVTATGTGTAAILRNIVFRPGDCNGDGKVTLGEARTAINQYFSPSSPPQCIDLDENGSVSLGEARKAINSYFGL, from the coding sequence ATGATGAAGCATGGTGTTGTGCAGATGTTGATACGGAAAAGAGTTTCACGGGTATTCTGTGCGATAGTTATGACGATGCTCTGTATTGCTGCTGGATACGCCGACGCATTCGCAGCTATCGGATTCAAGGGTACCGCAACCGATCTGGCCGGAACGGCTAAAGCCAATATACAGGTATCGGTGACCCAGTTCCCCAATTGCTATGTCTTGACGGATGCAAGCGGCAACTATACGTATGATGATTCAAGCACGCTGTACACGAACGACGGCGGCAGCTGTTCAGCCCTTGCCGCAGGGACCTATTATGTGATGTTCACAAATCCTGCCGCGCCGGCGGGAGAAAACGCACAGATTTATTATAAGAACAAATTGACGTCACAGGCCGCTTCTGCCGATCCGGTTGCGGTTGTGGCAGGCGTTGTGACTTCCGGCATCGATGCCAAATTCGGCACCTGGGGGACCATCTCCGGCAAGGTGATAGACAACGCCACAAGTGCAGTTATTTCCGGTGTTCAGGTGAATGTCTGCGATCAGAATGGTGCGGTGCTGTCAAACATTCCCAGTGTCGTGACGGATGCCAACGGCAACTTCATTGCGGGGTTGGTGCCCGCAGGAACCTACAAACTCAAATTCAGCGGCGCCAATTATCTTGATCAAACCTCTGCGTGGACCGTCACCGCCGGGGCAGGTACGGGTATCAATACTCTTGCCCCGAACACATTACTTGTTCGTAGCCAGATAACGGGAAAGGTTACCAATTTGACCGGCACGGGGATCGCCGGCATTTGGGTCTATCTTTTAACTTCAGACAAAAGCGGAAATTTCTATGATAATTTTACCGGGGTGCAGACACTGGCGGACGGGACGTACAAAATCGGTGGTATCGCCGCCGGGCAATGTGTCGTCCAGTTTGATGACGCCAATAAAGTATATTCGGACTCAACACACAAGCATTACTACAACAATCAAACGTCACTCGGTGCGGCGGATATCATAACCGTTGCCACGAATTCAACCACATCCGGCATCAACGCAGCCCTGGCATCGAACGTCAAGCCTGCGATCACCGGTTTCAGCGCGCCGGCCACGTCGAGTTCAACGACGCTCACGGGCATTACCCTCACCGCGAGCGGTTCCAACGGTGTCACGGGCTATCTGATCACCGAGAGCTCAACGGCGCCACTCTACACCGCCAGTGGTTGGTCGGCAACCGCTCCCACCAGCTATACCGCTTCCAATAGTGGCGTCATAACCCTGTACCCCTGGGCAAAGGACTCCACCAACCTGGTGTCGGCGGTCTATGGGAGCCCGCAGACCGTGACGATAACACTGCCGTCTAACGGGATCTGCGGCTCTGCCAATGGGGGCAGCTTCTCCGTCGCCCCCACCACGAACCTCTGCTCGACCGGAACGGCTTCATCGGTAACCGGCACAGGGCCCTGGAGTTGGACGTGCGCCGGCACCAACGGCGGCACCACGGCGAGTTGTTCGGCCAGCGTGCTGGTTGTCGATACGACACCGCCCGCCCTTACGGTTTCCACCCTGCTCGATGGGGCCACCACGAACAACCCGGTGCTGAATGTCAGCGGGATCGTCAGCGATGTCGGCGGTCTTAAAAGTTTGACCGTGAAGGGGCAGACGGTCGATCCGGCCTTGATTACCGCCAGTGGGTTCTTTAGCAAGGCGGTCGTTCTGAACAGCGGCGCAAACACCGTCGCCATTGTAGCCACCGACAACGCCAACAACGTGACAACGATCACCCGCACGATTACGTACAGTTCCTCTGCTCCGCTTTTGACGGTCGACACCCCTGCGGATGTCAGCACCACGAACCAGGCCGCCATTACGGTCAGCGGCACCGTTGATGCGACCGCTACCAACGTCACGGTAACGGTCCGTAATGCCGTTGATGCCACAACCAGCACCACGTCCGCTGCCCCAGGCAGCGGAACGTATAGTTTCAGCAACATCCCCTTGACAGCGGGTGGGAATACTGTTGATATTGTCGCAACGACGCCGAGCGGCACCAGCACCGCCAAGAGGACGGTCATCTACAACAGCAGCCAGCCGAGTCTCGCCGTTACTGCCGGCGTAACCAATCCGGCCCAGACGATTACTCAGGATTTCACCACAACCAAGGTGAACATCACCCTCAATGGAACGGTCAGCAGCGATGTTACCGGTGTAAGCATAAGCGTGAGCGGCCCCTACATCACCACCCAGACGTACACCCCCGCCATCGCCGGTAATGCTTTCACGCAAACGATAGCTTTGAGCAGCGTCCAGACATATACTATTGCGGTTACCGCCACCGGCACCGGCACGGCGGCTATTCTCCGCAACATCGTCTTCCGGCCGGGAGATTGTAACGGAGATGGGAAAGTGACGTTAGGCGAAGCGAGAACCGCCATCAATCAGTACTTTTCTCCATCGAGCCCGCCCCAATGCATTGATTTGGACGAAAATGGCTCCGTTTCGCTCGGGGAAGCCAGAAAGGCAATTAATTCGTATTTTGGGCTGTAA
- the rpmA gene encoding 50S ribosomal protein L27 — translation MAHKKGVGSSRNGRDSDGQRLGCKKFGGESVTAGNIIYRQHGTQIHPGNNVGCGKDYTLFALIDGIVTFERMGKDRKKVSVYPN, via the coding sequence ATGGCACATAAAAAAGGTGTAGGCAGTTCACGCAACGGCAGGGATTCGGACGGCCAGAGGCTTGGTTGCAAAAAGTTCGGCGGCGAATCCGTTACGGCCGGCAATATCATCTATCGTCAGCACGGCACCCAGATCCACCCCGGCAACAATGTCGGCTGCGGTAAGGATTATACGCTGTTCGCTCTGATCGACGGCATCGTGACCTTCGAGCGTATGGGCAAGGACCGGAAAAAGGTTTCCGTATATCCCAACTAA